The Priestia koreensis genomic interval TCGTAACCTCCTTTATATTGAAGATGCTGTTGAAGCTATTCGTCTATGTGTGGAAAAGAACGAGCTGAGCGGGATCTTACATGTCGTATCGAGTGAAGAAAATGCATGGCAAGTAGGGGCTGAGGCTTTGCAATTGAAAAATAACGTACAAAAAACGGTTAATCCGTTTGTGTCCACAAAGGTGAAAAATGAACTAGGATTTCGTCCGAAGGTACAGATGACAAAGGGAGTTCAAAATCAGTTAAATCATTCCCGCCAGCTGTTTGGGCACGAAATTTTCTGAAAGAAAAAAATTCATGTACAACATGAAAATGGCACGGTAAAATGGATGATGAAGAAAATGAGAGCTTTTGATCATAGATAGAAGCGCTTGTGTAGAAAAAAGGTGTGGCGGTATGAAAAGACCACTAAGTATAGGATGTATAATCGTGCTTGTCCTCTTTTTAGCTAGCTGTGGACAACCTAAGGATGGGCAGCTAAAAAGTGTTGGCTTATTAGTTCCAGAGACGATCAATGATCAAGTGTGGGGAACAAATGGCTATAAAGGAATGTTAAAAATACAGTCCACGTATAATCGCGACGTTTTTTATAAAGAACATACAGATTCTGAGAGAGCCGTAAAGCAGGCGGTGAAGGAATTTTCCAAGCAAGGTGTCAACCTGATTTTTGGTCATGGAGAAGAGTATGCCTCTTATTTTAATAAGCTCGGCAAACAATATCCGGACATTCATTTTGTGTCATTTAATGGTGATGCCAAAGGTGACAACGTAACAACGGTGAACTTCAAAGGAAAGGCCATGGGCTTCTTTGGAGGGATGGTTGCAGGGAAAATGACGAAGTCAAAGAAGGTAGGAGTCATTGCTGCTTACGATTGGCAGCCTGAGGTGAAAGGCTTTTTAGA includes:
- a CDS encoding BMP family ABC transporter substrate-binding protein, coding for MKRPLSIGCIIVLVLFLASCGQPKDGQLKSVGLLVPETINDQVWGTNGYKGMLKIQSTYNRDVFYKEHTDSERAVKQAVKEFSKQGVNLIFGHGEEYASYFNKLGKQYPDIHFVSFNGDAKGDNVTTVNFKGKAMGFFGGMVAGKMTKSKKVGVIAAYDWQPEVKGFLDGVKFQQPNAQVEMKVVKSWDDKKTARQYADEMIKSGVDVVYPAGDGFNVSIIEKLREKGIYAIGYVADQSDLGQDTVLTSTVQHVDTLYELVAKDYDKGTLKTGNLMYDFDNKVISLGKFSPLVDKAYQKEIQHYINEYKRTGKLPDQQQK